One stretch of Pandoraea oxalativorans DNA includes these proteins:
- a CDS encoding c-type cytochrome, which yields MIRKTMMKRSAGVVAAGALALAAVAVWAQNAAAPSGAAVSRVPTPAVPAVTVEGGSAPQTAAANDPQAQLLKQGEYLARAADCAACHTAPKGKPFAGGLPIASPIGTIYSTNITPDKDTGIGNYSLEDFDKAVRHGIAKNGSTLYPAMPYTSYAKVRPADVKALYAYFMNGVQPVSQANKATDIPWPMSMRWPLSLWRKMFAPAVVADAASTDNDPISRGRYLVEGLAHCSACHTPRGFALQEKALTDDSTAFLSGGVVDNFLAKNLRGDVTDGLGNWSEGDITAFLKSGRNDHSAVFGGMTDVVQHSTQHMSDDDLAAIAKYLKTLKPVDPNAKALAYDDTAAKALRVGSDKSNGALTFLDNCAACHRSTGKGYTQTFPTLALSSTVNSVDPTSLIHIVLRGAEMPSTKSAPTHYAMPGFDDRLTDQDVADVLTFVRSSWGNKAPAVTAAQVAKVRKDVAAAPQPQR from the coding sequence ATGATCCGCAAAACGATGATGAAACGCTCCGCTGGCGTGGTCGCTGCCGGTGCGCTGGCGCTCGCGGCCGTGGCCGTCTGGGCGCAGAATGCGGCCGCACCCTCCGGCGCTGCCGTCTCCCGGGTGCCCACGCCGGCCGTGCCCGCTGTGACGGTGGAAGGCGGTAGCGCGCCGCAGACAGCAGCCGCTAACGATCCGCAGGCGCAATTGCTCAAGCAGGGCGAATATCTCGCGCGCGCCGCAGATTGCGCGGCGTGCCACACGGCGCCCAAGGGCAAACCGTTCGCAGGGGGTCTGCCGATCGCCTCGCCTATCGGCACGATCTATTCGACGAACATCACGCCGGATAAAGACACCGGTATCGGCAATTACAGCCTCGAAGACTTCGACAAAGCGGTGCGTCACGGGATCGCGAAGAATGGCTCGACCCTATATCCCGCCATGCCGTACACGTCGTATGCGAAGGTGCGTCCGGCAGACGTGAAGGCACTGTACGCGTACTTCATGAATGGCGTGCAGCCGGTCTCGCAGGCGAACAAGGCGACGGATATCCCGTGGCCGATGTCGATGCGCTGGCCGTTGTCGCTCTGGCGCAAGATGTTTGCCCCCGCCGTCGTGGCCGATGCAGCATCGACCGATAACGATCCGATCTCGCGCGGACGCTATCTCGTCGAAGGCCTCGCGCATTGCAGCGCCTGCCACACGCCGCGCGGCTTCGCGTTGCAGGAGAAGGCGCTGACCGACGACAGCACGGCGTTCTTGTCGGGCGGCGTGGTCGACAACTTCCTCGCGAAGAACCTGCGCGGCGATGTCACGGACGGCCTGGGCAACTGGAGCGAAGGCGACATCACGGCGTTCCTCAAGTCGGGACGTAACGACCATTCCGCTGTTTTCGGCGGCATGACGGACGTGGTGCAGCACAGCACCCAGCACATGAGCGACGACGATCTCGCAGCGATTGCGAAGTATCTGAAGACGCTTAAGCCGGTCGATCCGAACGCCAAGGCGCTCGCATATGACGACACCGCCGCCAAGGCGTTGCGTGTAGGGTCGGACAAGAGCAACGGTGCGCTCACGTTCCTCGACAACTGCGCTGCATGCCACCGCAGCACGGGCAAGGGCTACACGCAGACGTTCCCGACGCTCGCGCTCAGCTCGACGGTGAACTCGGTCGATCCGACCTCGCTCATCCACATCGTGTTGCGAGGGGCGGAGATGCCCTCGACGAAGTCGGCCCCGACGCACTATGCGATGCCGGGCTTCGACGACCGTCTGACCGACCAGGATGTGGCCGACGTGCTCACGTTCGTGCGGTCGAGCTGGGGCAACAAGGCCCCGGCCGTGACGGCCGCGCAAGTGGCCAAGGTGCGTAAGGACGTCGCCGCCGCGCCGCAACCGCAGCGTTGA
- a CDS encoding helix-turn-helix domain-containing protein: protein MTRAATTSRAPRGARFNFRAIGERLRAYRLAAELRSEDVAEQLDISRAAIYKLERGEIVKIDTLERLAALLGVSLANLLGVEVEYHDSAVSYFERMRQLESRSERIVAHFDPISFLLTSDDYDVWLRHMLDESIPPTLVDRHWENTIDRVLGILQERKSSFSRQRLAVTSLIGLRQIEQFLHHGLVGRLGLPPGVQLERKMAARREVARIVEFLEADTAGVQIGIVSDNMPNETFQIFEAQGEAYVAVSPFRLGELPNLRTGIATITTSPDGVGMYRAMIDRLWADSAKGKEGAALLGQLLARF from the coding sequence TTGACTCGAGCTGCAACGACATCCCGGGCGCCACGAGGCGCGCGCTTCAATTTCCGCGCCATCGGCGAGCGCTTGCGTGCCTATCGGCTGGCAGCGGAACTACGTAGTGAGGATGTCGCCGAGCAACTCGATATCTCGCGCGCCGCCATCTACAAGCTGGAGCGCGGCGAGATCGTCAAGATCGATACGCTTGAGCGGCTCGCCGCCTTGCTGGGCGTATCGCTCGCGAACCTGCTCGGGGTGGAAGTCGAGTACCACGACTCGGCCGTGAGCTACTTCGAGCGCATGCGTCAGCTGGAAAGTCGTTCCGAGCGCATCGTCGCGCATTTCGATCCGATTTCGTTCCTGCTGACGTCCGACGACTACGACGTCTGGTTGCGTCACATGCTCGACGAAAGCATTCCGCCGACGCTCGTCGACCGGCACTGGGAAAACACGATCGATCGCGTGCTGGGCATCTTGCAGGAGCGCAAATCGAGCTTCTCGCGTCAACGTCTGGCGGTGACCAGTCTGATCGGTCTGCGCCAGATCGAGCAGTTCCTGCATCATGGGCTGGTCGGGCGACTGGGGCTGCCGCCTGGCGTGCAACTGGAGCGCAAGATGGCGGCCCGTCGCGAAGTCGCACGCATCGTCGAATTCCTCGAAGCGGATACGGCGGGCGTGCAGATCGGCATCGTCAGCGACAACATGCCCAACGAGACTTTCCAGATTTTCGAAGCGCAGGGCGAGGCTTACGTTGCGGTGTCGCCGTTCCGTCTCGGCGAGTTGCCGAACCTGCGTACCGGCATCGCCACCATCACCACGTCGCCCGACGGCGTGGGCATGTATCGCGCCATGATCGACCGGCTGTGGGCCGATTCCGCCAAGGGCAAAGAAGGGGCCGCATTGCTCGGCCAGTTGCTCGCGCGGTTCTGA
- a CDS encoding porin has product MMKTWQKVFGTTRVARKASAVALGAVALGAAALASTAHAQSSVSFYGLADAYVGSVKNPGGNAAAVQQGGGMTTSYWGLSGTEDLGGGNSALFVLESYFQPNNGTYGRFAGDSFFSRNAYVGLSNTRLGTFRIGRITTPMYLATIQFNPFNNSYTFSPMVFHTYKGLGTQGVVGDSAWNNAVAYTTPSYAGLAGTLLYATGNSASDHSAKKWAAALTYANGPFAAAVNYQYVNFSATPGDFGAQLPGVTGLTNQNTVQVGLSYDLAVVKFFAQYMLVASQAASGNFHANTGQLGASVPLGLGSVLASVAYTGSNGSGDNQRRTTWALGYDYPLSKRTDVYVAYKYDHMSDMSTGQTYGAGMRVRF; this is encoded by the coding sequence ATGATGAAGACCTGGCAAAAGGTGTTTGGGACGACTCGGGTAGCACGCAAGGCCAGCGCCGTCGCGTTGGGTGCTGTTGCGCTGGGTGCTGCGGCACTCGCAAGCACGGCACATGCGCAGTCGAGCGTGAGCTTCTATGGCCTGGCCGACGCCTACGTCGGCTCGGTGAAGAACCCCGGCGGCAACGCAGCCGCCGTGCAGCAAGGCGGCGGCATGACCACGTCGTACTGGGGCTTGTCGGGCACGGAAGACCTCGGCGGCGGCAATAGCGCGCTCTTCGTGCTGGAGAGCTATTTCCAGCCGAACAACGGCACCTACGGCCGTTTCGCGGGCGACAGCTTCTTCTCGCGCAACGCTTACGTCGGGTTGTCCAACACGCGACTGGGCACCTTCCGTATCGGCCGCATCACCACGCCGATGTACCTGGCGACGATCCAGTTCAACCCGTTCAACAACTCGTACACCTTCTCGCCGATGGTCTTCCACACCTACAAGGGTCTGGGAACACAGGGCGTGGTGGGTGACTCGGCCTGGAACAACGCAGTGGCCTACACCACGCCGTCCTACGCAGGACTGGCGGGCACGCTGCTCTACGCCACCGGCAACAGCGCCTCGGATCACAGCGCGAAGAAGTGGGCCGCTGCGCTCACGTACGCCAACGGCCCGTTCGCCGCCGCAGTAAACTACCAGTACGTGAACTTCAGCGCCACGCCGGGCGACTTCGGCGCGCAATTGCCGGGTGTGACCGGGCTGACGAATCAGAACACGGTGCAGGTCGGCCTCTCGTACGATCTGGCCGTGGTGAAGTTCTTCGCGCAGTACATGCTTGTCGCGAGTCAGGCCGCCAGCGGCAATTTCCATGCGAACACGGGACAACTCGGCGCGTCGGTGCCGCTCGGTCTGGGCAGCGTGCTGGCGTCGGTGGCCTACACCGGCTCCAACGGCTCGGGCGACAACCAGCGCCGCACCACTTGGGCGCTCGGCTACGACTATCCGCTGTCCAAGCGGACCGACGTCTACGTCGCGTACAAGTACGACCACATGAGCGATATGTCGACGGGCCAGACGTACGGCGCAGGCATGCGCGTGCGCTTCTAA
- a CDS encoding MFS transporter: MEANLNSSRREHASASPNVGDNTVTPYAWKALAGSAIGYAMDGFDLLILGFMLPAITIGLHLTAGQAGALVTWTLIGAVAGGILFGALSDRYGRVRMLTWTILLFAVFTGLCALAQGFWDLLVYRTIAGIGLGGEFGIGMALAAEAWPASKRARVSSYVALGWQTGVLAAALLTPLLLMYIGWRGMFLVGVLPALVAWVLRNKLHEPEVFVRRTHTPQKHGGSNAFRLLVKDARTTRVSLGIVILCSVQNFGYYGIMIWLPTFLSQKLGFSLTKSGLWTAATVVGMMFGVWAFGQLADRIGRRPTFLLYQAGAVVMVIVYSQLTDPGVMLFAGAFMGMFVNGMVGGYGTLMSEAYPTAARATAQNVLWNIGRAIGGLGPLVVGALAARYSFQIAIALLASLYVLDMIATRFLIPELKGTELE, encoded by the coding sequence ATGGAAGCCAATCTGAATTCATCGCGTAGAGAACACGCGAGCGCCTCGCCCAACGTCGGTGACAACACCGTCACCCCTTACGCATGGAAGGCGCTGGCGGGCTCTGCCATCGGCTATGCGATGGACGGCTTCGACCTGCTGATTCTCGGCTTCATGCTGCCTGCGATCACGATCGGTCTGCACCTCACGGCGGGACAAGCCGGTGCGCTCGTCACGTGGACGCTGATCGGCGCGGTCGCGGGCGGCATTCTGTTCGGTGCGCTCTCGGATCGTTACGGTCGTGTGCGCATGCTGACGTGGACGATTCTGTTGTTTGCGGTCTTCACCGGTCTGTGTGCGCTGGCGCAGGGGTTCTGGGATCTGCTGGTCTATCGCACCATTGCAGGCATCGGTCTCGGCGGCGAGTTCGGCATCGGCATGGCGCTCGCGGCGGAGGCATGGCCAGCGTCCAAGCGGGCACGCGTGTCGTCTTACGTCGCACTCGGCTGGCAGACCGGCGTGCTCGCTGCCGCGTTGCTCACGCCGCTGTTGCTGATGTACATCGGCTGGCGCGGCATGTTCCTCGTGGGTGTACTGCCCGCGCTGGTCGCATGGGTGTTGCGCAACAAGCTGCACGAGCCGGAAGTGTTCGTGCGCCGCACGCACACGCCGCAAAAGCACGGCGGCTCGAATGCGTTTCGTCTGCTCGTGAAGGATGCGCGCACCACGCGCGTGAGCCTCGGCATCGTCATTCTGTGTTCGGTTCAGAACTTCGGCTACTACGGCATCATGATCTGGCTGCCGACGTTCCTCTCGCAGAAGCTCGGCTTCTCGCTGACGAAGTCCGGTCTTTGGACCGCTGCGACGGTCGTCGGCATGATGTTCGGCGTGTGGGCCTTCGGGCAACTGGCCGACCGCATCGGACGCCGTCCCACGTTCCTGCTGTATCAGGCGGGTGCGGTGGTCATGGTGATCGTCTATTCGCAGCTGACCGACCCGGGCGTGATGCTCTTCGCCGGTGCGTTCATGGGGATGTTCGTCAACGGGATGGTCGGCGGCTACGGCACGCTGATGTCCGAGGCCTACCCGACGGCAGCCCGCGCGACTGCGCAGAACGTGCTGTGGAACATCGGCCGCGCCATCGGCGGCCTCGGCCCGCTCGTGGTCGGTGCGCTCGCCGCACGTTACTCCTTCCAGATCGCCATTGCGCTGCTCGCGAGCCTCTACGTGCTCGACATGATCGCCACGCGCTTCCTGATTCCCGAACTCAAAGGCACCGAACTCGAATGA
- a CDS encoding MFS transporter, producing MSQTIPPASASLQGRVTLIILAGALVLSAAMGTRQTFGLFINPFSYDRGVPVTLVAFAIALHNLVWGFAQPFAGAMADRHGPAPVVAFGAFAFAAGLAMAALAPSGVWLVIGLGVLVGLGISCTTFGVVLPAVSRAVTPERRTMAMGLVSAGGSLGQVALVPVAQGLRETYSVSTSLFVLALVLCCAAPLGLFMTMSRRSKRTPGSAAPAPTAKPDDGEPMSLREVLRQARSHRGYQLLTPGFFTCGFQLAFIATHLPGYLLMCHMPVGLGATALALIGLFNMLGSWACGWLGGRYRQHHVLGWLYLVRGAAIALFFVLPKTDTSVVIFAAVMGLTWLGTVPLTSGLVAKVFGTRHLGTLFGVCFMSHQVGSFLGAWLGGFVLDVTGSYNLIWAATAILGAVAAALHFPINDESVVPPLRPPMPANA from the coding sequence ATGTCGCAAACCATCCCACCCGCATCGGCGTCGCTACAGGGACGCGTCACCCTCATCATTCTCGCCGGCGCGCTCGTACTCAGTGCCGCAATGGGTACGCGCCAGACGTTCGGTCTCTTCATCAATCCGTTTTCCTACGACCGCGGCGTGCCCGTCACGCTGGTCGCGTTCGCTATCGCCCTGCACAACCTCGTTTGGGGCTTCGCGCAGCCGTTTGCGGGGGCGATGGCGGACCGTCATGGCCCTGCACCGGTCGTCGCGTTCGGTGCGTTCGCCTTCGCCGCCGGACTGGCGATGGCCGCACTCGCTCCGTCGGGCGTCTGGCTGGTAATCGGACTGGGCGTGCTCGTAGGCCTCGGCATTAGTTGCACGACGTTCGGCGTGGTGCTGCCCGCCGTGAGCCGTGCCGTCACGCCCGAGCGGCGCACGATGGCCATGGGACTCGTCAGCGCGGGCGGCTCGCTCGGACAGGTCGCCCTCGTGCCCGTCGCACAGGGGCTGCGCGAAACGTACAGCGTCTCCACCTCGCTCTTCGTACTCGCCCTGGTGTTGTGCTGCGCTGCGCCGCTCGGCTTGTTCATGACGATGTCCCGTCGCAGCAAGCGCACACCCGGCAGCGCCGCCCCCGCCCCAACGGCCAAACCGGACGACGGCGAGCCGATGTCGCTTCGCGAGGTCCTTCGGCAGGCCCGCTCGCATCGCGGCTACCAACTGCTGACGCCCGGGTTCTTTACCTGCGGCTTCCAGCTCGCCTTCATCGCAACGCACTTGCCGGGCTATCTGCTGATGTGCCACATGCCGGTCGGGCTTGGCGCGACGGCGCTCGCGCTGATCGGTCTGTTCAACATGCTCGGAAGTTGGGCGTGCGGGTGGCTCGGTGGACGGTATCGTCAGCACCATGTGCTCGGCTGGCTCTATCTCGTGCGTGGCGCGGCCATCGCCCTCTTTTTCGTGCTGCCGAAAACCGACACGAGCGTGGTGATCTTTGCCGCCGTGATGGGGCTGACGTGGCTGGGCACCGTGCCGCTCACCAGCGGTCTGGTGGCGAAGGTGTTCGGCACGCGGCATCTGGGCACGCTCTTCGGCGTGTGCTTCATGAGCCATCAGGTCGGCTCGTTCCTCGGCGCGTGGCTGGGTGGATTCGTGCTCGATGTCACCGGGTCCTACAACCTGATCTGGGCCGCAACGGCGATCCTCGGTGCAGTAGCCGCCGCGCTTCACTTCCCGATCAACGACGAAAGTGTCGTGCCGCCGCTGCGCCCGCCGATGCCCGCGAACGCATAA
- a CDS encoding LysR substrate-binding domain-containing protein translates to MPPRLPPLSALRLFEAAGRHQSFKRAAAELHLTPSAVSHGIVGLEQSLGVALFTRSPQGLTLTPEGVDYLAYVTEAFSLLLTGTRRLPTPDTSRAIAITCAPTLASRWLLPRLDMFMRRMPGVDITVDTSRRQVGFPTDGFDFAIRLSRAPVASDTWHRLFGERFVPVCSPAYFAMHTREDGAIDLRKATRIHVSSASEDWQVWAEGAGIDDFDTRGGLSFDSIQLAFEAAMAGLGVVIGRRPLVDEYLANGILVPAHDVTTQSQGAYWLISAPDIEPHPECVAFRDWVIDQASTHQGE, encoded by the coding sequence ATGCCGCCACGTCTGCCACCGTTATCCGCGCTGCGCCTGTTCGAAGCGGCGGGACGCCATCAGAGTTTCAAACGTGCTGCCGCCGAACTGCATCTCACCCCGAGTGCGGTCAGCCACGGCATCGTCGGACTGGAGCAGTCACTGGGCGTGGCGCTCTTCACGCGCTCGCCGCAGGGGCTGACGCTCACGCCCGAAGGCGTGGACTATCTCGCGTACGTGACCGAGGCGTTCTCGCTGCTGCTCACCGGCACGCGACGTTTACCCACCCCGGACACCTCACGCGCCATCGCCATCACCTGCGCCCCCACCCTCGCCTCACGCTGGCTGCTGCCGCGTCTGGACATGTTCATGCGCCGCATGCCGGGCGTCGACATCACCGTCGACACCTCGCGCCGCCAGGTCGGCTTCCCCACCGATGGCTTCGACTTCGCGATCCGCCTCTCGCGCGCGCCCGTCGCCAGCGATACGTGGCACCGGCTGTTCGGCGAACGGTTCGTCCCCGTGTGCAGCCCGGCCTATTTCGCGATGCACACCCGTGAGGACGGCGCCATCGACCTGCGCAAGGCGACGCGCATTCATGTGAGCAGCGCCAGCGAAGACTGGCAGGTATGGGCCGAAGGCGCAGGCATCGACGACTTCGATACCCGGGGCGGACTGAGTTTCGACAGCATCCAACTGGCATTCGAAGCCGCCATGGCAGGCCTTGGCGTCGTGATAGGACGCCGCCCGCTGGTCGACGAATATCTCGCGAACGGCATCCTCGTGCCCGCACACGACGTCACCACGCAATCTCAAGGCGCGTACTGGCTGATCAGCGCCCCCGATATCGAGCCGCACCCCGAATGCGTGGCGTTCCGAGACTGGGTCATCGACCAGGCAAGCACCCATCAAGGTGAATAA
- a CDS encoding gluconate 2-dehydrogenase subunit 3 family protein, producing MSQDKEPRRRFLRQVLAIVPATTLATGATLTQSACSSQSAAPAASGQAYEPKYFTADEWRFVNAAVDRLIPADDLGPGALQADVPKFIDGQMETPFGHGKLWYMQGPFHTDQPPEMGYQLSLAPRDIYRHGIAACDAHCKKQYNKAFADLDHATQEAVLGDLEHAKIEFDAVPARTFFSYLLANTKEGFLSDPIHGGNKDMVGWKLVGFPGARADFMDWVDQPNVKYPYGPVSISGKRG from the coding sequence ATGTCACAGGACAAGGAACCGCGCCGGCGCTTTCTGCGCCAGGTGCTGGCGATCGTGCCTGCCACGACCCTCGCCACCGGTGCGACGCTTACGCAGTCCGCCTGCAGCAGCCAGTCCGCTGCGCCCGCCGCCTCAGGCCAGGCTTACGAACCCAAATACTTCACTGCCGACGAATGGCGTTTCGTCAATGCAGCCGTCGACCGTCTGATTCCCGCCGACGATCTCGGCCCGGGCGCATTGCAGGCCGACGTGCCGAAGTTCATCGACGGGCAGATGGAAACGCCGTTCGGTCATGGCAAGCTCTGGTACATGCAGGGGCCGTTCCACACCGATCAGCCGCCCGAGATGGGCTACCAACTGAGCCTCGCGCCGCGCGACATCTATCGCCACGGCATTGCCGCCTGCGACGCGCACTGCAAGAAGCAGTACAACAAAGCGTTTGCCGACCTCGACCACGCGACGCAGGAAGCCGTACTCGGCGATCTGGAGCACGCGAAGATCGAATTCGACGCAGTCCCCGCACGCACGTTCTTCTCCTACTTGCTGGCCAACACGAAGGAAGGGTTCCTCTCGGATCCGATCCATGGCGGCAACAAGGACATGGTCGGCTGGAAGCTTGTGGGTTTCCCGGGCGCGCGCGCCGACTTCATGGACTGGGTGGACCAGCCCAACGTCAAATACCCGTACGGGCCCGTGTCGATTTCCGGAAAGCGGGGCTAA
- a CDS encoding GMC family oxidoreductase translates to MAIKKDKVDAVIVGFGWTGAILGQELTDAGLNVVALERGAMRDTPTDAQYPKVIDELEYSVRGKLFQELARETVTIRHTPDDLAVPYRQNGSFLLGNGVGGAGFHWNGMHYRILPEELKLRSHYEERYGKKFIPEGMTIQDFGVSYEELEPHFDFAEKVFGTSGKAGNLNGKIVPGGNPRKGARSSEFPTPPLQNTYGAQLFEKAAREVGFNPYPAPAANTSEPYTNPYGVRLGPCNFCGFCENYGCYMYSKASPQTTILPVLLKKPNFELRTHSYVIKVNLDSDGKKATGVTYIDAQGREVEQPADLVIMAAYQMHNVRLLLLSGIGKPYDPKTGEGVVGKNYAYQMNGAVNVLLPKGTQLNPFVGTGAGGVSMDDLNGDQFDHGPLGFVGGASIRHVRYGGRPIKMTPTVPGTPAWGSKWKAGIADAYQRYMTIGISGSVMSYRDACLDLDPTYKDAYGVPLLRMTFDWHDNEYNMLGYMGDRMEEVGRAMNPEKVFRAIRKKGTHYDTRIYQSTHTTGGAIMGTNPSNSVVNKYLQSWDVSNVFVMGASAFPQNMGYNPTGVVAALAYWSAKAIREQYLKNAGPLVQA, encoded by the coding sequence ATGGCAATCAAGAAAGATAAAGTCGACGCCGTCATCGTGGGCTTCGGCTGGACCGGGGCTATTCTCGGCCAGGAACTGACCGACGCCGGACTCAATGTCGTCGCACTCGAGCGTGGCGCGATGCGCGACACGCCCACCGACGCGCAGTACCCCAAAGTCATCGACGAACTCGAATACTCCGTGCGCGGCAAGCTCTTTCAGGAGCTTGCGCGTGAGACCGTCACGATTCGCCACACCCCTGACGATCTCGCTGTGCCGTATCGTCAAAACGGCTCGTTTCTGCTGGGCAACGGTGTGGGCGGCGCAGGCTTTCACTGGAACGGCATGCACTATCGGATCCTGCCGGAAGAGCTGAAGCTGCGCAGTCATTACGAAGAGCGCTACGGCAAGAAGTTCATCCCCGAAGGGATGACGATCCAGGACTTCGGCGTGAGCTACGAGGAACTGGAGCCGCACTTCGACTTCGCGGAAAAAGTGTTCGGCACGTCGGGCAAGGCCGGTAACCTGAACGGCAAGATCGTGCCGGGCGGCAACCCGCGCAAAGGCGCGCGCTCGAGCGAGTTCCCGACGCCGCCGCTCCAAAACACCTACGGTGCGCAGCTCTTCGAGAAGGCTGCACGCGAAGTGGGTTTCAATCCGTACCCCGCACCGGCAGCGAATACGTCCGAGCCGTACACGAATCCTTACGGCGTACGCCTCGGGCCGTGCAACTTCTGCGGGTTCTGCGAGAACTACGGTTGCTACATGTATTCGAAGGCATCGCCGCAGACGACCATTCTGCCGGTGCTGCTCAAGAAGCCGAATTTCGAGTTGCGCACGCATTCGTACGTCATCAAGGTCAACCTCGACAGCGACGGCAAGAAGGCGACCGGCGTGACCTACATCGACGCGCAGGGCCGTGAAGTCGAACAGCCTGCGGATCTCGTCATCATGGCGGCGTATCAGATGCACAACGTGCGTTTGCTGCTGCTCTCGGGCATCGGCAAGCCTTACGACCCGAAGACGGGCGAGGGCGTGGTCGGCAAGAACTATGCGTACCAGATGAACGGCGCGGTGAACGTGTTGCTGCCCAAGGGCACGCAACTCAACCCGTTCGTCGGCACGGGCGCAGGCGGCGTGTCGATGGACGACCTGAACGGCGACCAGTTCGATCACGGACCGCTCGGCTTCGTCGGCGGGGCGAGCATTCGTCACGTTCGCTACGGTGGACGTCCGATCAAGATGACGCCGACCGTGCCGGGCACACCGGCCTGGGGCAGCAAGTGGAAGGCGGGGATCGCCGATGCGTATCAGCGTTACATGACGATCGGGATTTCCGGTTCGGTCATGTCGTATCGCGATGCGTGTCTCGACCTCGATCCGACCTACAAGGACGCCTACGGCGTGCCGCTGCTGCGCATGACGTTCGACTGGCACGACAACGAATACAACATGCTCGGCTACATGGGCGACCGGATGGAAGAAGTCGGCCGCGCGATGAATCCCGAGAAGGTGTTCCGCGCCATTCGCAAGAAGGGCACGCATTACGACACGCGGATCTATCAGAGCACGCACACGACGGGCGGCGCCATCATGGGCACGAACCCGTCGAACAGTGTGGTCAACAAGTATCTGCAAAGTTGGGACGTCTCTAACGTGTTCGTGATGGGGGCTTCGGCGTTCCCGCAGAACATGGGTTACAACCCCACGGGCGTGGTGGCGGCGCTGGCGTACTGGTCCGCGAAGGCAATTCGCGAGCAGTACCTCAAGAACGCCGGCCCGCTGGTCCAGGCCTGA
- a CDS encoding LysE family translocator, whose protein sequence is MTTEQLLAFCAFAVITLVTPGPNNMMVLASGLNYGFVRTLPHLAGIAFGFALMVFLTGAGLHTVFVRLPVIHTVLKYVGAAYLLWLAWHLARSGPMDDERRGRERPMGFIGAAAFQWVNPKAWVMAVGAISTYLPNASHLPDVALLAVIYGMLGAPCIGLWAGFGVAMRRVLTDARSVRIFNGVAAALLVASLYPILVE, encoded by the coding sequence ATGACGACCGAACAACTTCTGGCCTTCTGCGCCTTCGCTGTCATCACACTGGTGACGCCCGGACCCAACAACATGATGGTGCTCGCCTCGGGGCTCAATTACGGCTTCGTGCGCACGCTGCCGCATCTCGCGGGTATCGCCTTCGGTTTCGCGTTGATGGTGTTCCTGACCGGGGCGGGCCTGCATACGGTTTTCGTGCGTTTGCCCGTCATCCATACGGTGCTGAAGTACGTTGGCGCGGCGTATCTGCTGTGGCTGGCGTGGCATTTGGCGCGCTCGGGGCCGATGGACGACGAACGGCGGGGGCGCGAGCGCCCGATGGGCTTTATCGGTGCCGCGGCGTTCCAGTGGGTGAACCCGAAGGCGTGGGTGATGGCCGTGGGCGCGATCAGCACGTATCTGCCCAACGCGTCGCATTTGCCCGACGTCGCTTTGCTGGCCGTGATCTACGGCATGCTCGGCGCGCCGTGCATCGGGCTGTGGGCGGGCTTCGGCGTGGCGATGCGCCGCGTGCTGACCGACGCGCGTTCGGTGCGTATCTTCAACGGTGTGGCGGCGGCGCTGCTCGTCGCTTCGTTGTATCCGATTTTGGTCGAGTGA